The segment TCTATTTTGCTTGTCTTATTGGATTTGGTTGCAATGTGCAATGCTGGTGATTAGCCAAAGACCCGTCCATTCCATAGCCTATTCTGTGCAGCTGATTTTAAAAGGTACACAATGGCTCATACCTCCAGTCTGTGCATCAAAACGCTTGGTAGCGATGGCATCGATCTCATCGATGAAGATGATGGCGGGGGCGTTTTCCTTGGCCAGCCGGAAGACGTCACGCACCATGCGGGGGCCCTCGCCCAGGTACTTCTGCACAAACTCGGAGCCTACCACGCGGATGAAcgccgctgagagagagagagaccaagataTCAAATCATATGCATTGgtcaaaaaacaaataatgatATGGTAACATGACATTTTTTTGCTACCAATAAAATTACATTGTCTAATCACCTGTGCATCCTATAGATAATGGTGAACATGGTGAATGGCCTACCGGTTGTGTGGTGAGCCACAGCCTTGGCCAGCATGGTCTTCCCACAGCCAGGAGGCCCATACATCAGAACCCCCCTGGGCGGGTCAATGCCAATCTGTTTGTAAAGCTCAAAGTGTGTGAGTGGAAGCTCCACTGCTTCCCTCACTTCCTGCTTCTGGATATCCATCCCTCCGATGTCAGCATACATCACATCCGGCTTTTGGTCTGCACGGAGAGATACAGGAAAATGGTATCAATGAGTGGAATATGCGTGTAATGTATGTAAGCACGCATGAATGCATGTTTGTTCCACTCATGACTGTGCAATATATATTACAAAGGGATTTGTATACCAGGGGGTAGAATAGTGTGCATGTGTACCTGATGTGAGCATCATGATGCTGCTGTCAGCCTCTGGGGGGAGCACGTCCACCAGGGCATTGCTGTGCTTGTGCAGGGCCACCGACGCATTGGGCTTCAGCAGCTCTCTGTCGATGGTGCTTAGGATACGCACATAGTAGTTTGAGCCTGAGTGAAGGAGAAAATGGGGAGACAGAGCGAAGGGGGTGGACAGAGAAGGGGGTGGACAAAGACAGAAAAGTGGGtggacagagagaagcagagaaaaAGGGTGGCACAGGGAAAGAGGGGGAAATGTCATTAGTGATTATTAGAGCCACATGTTTAGCATTACAGTAAGAATGAGGCATTGGTGTTACTGTGCAAAATATGGGTGCTTATGGGTGTGGCTATTAGAGAATGAACGATATGGATTTTTTAGGGGTCAAAGATGGCAGTTGGCTGATATTTTAGGCAGATATACAATATCATAAAATTTCCCAAAGACAGCCATGTATGCAATAATACATCAATTTTAATTGACTTTGTTTTTAACCAAACTAAATAACATAATAGTAATTGTATTTGAATGGTAAATTAAGATGTCATAGGCATactcacaatacaggtgaatccATATTCAATAGAAGTGTGTTattgagttattgagcttgttttggctgGTCAGTAGAGTCTATGGTGCTAAAGATGACAATCTGTTTGACCTTCATTTTGGACTTAGAGTATATTAGCCAAGTGATCAACAATATTCGCATGAAAGTTTCACGCCAGCATGTCACGCCTGTATGGAATGACATCATATAGGCACTGCTGTTAGAGATAATAAAATATCTATTTAATGCAAATGGAACATACGAAACGTTATGATTTGTGATCACGGATGTTTACGAAACTAGTATTTGTTATTTCCCTGGATCGGGAAAAAAATATTCTCTGAAGAACTCAGGATGAAATTTGAAACAACTCAATTGGCTATTCCAGCTATCTGTCAAGAAATGGGCGGGTTATAACGCGATTCTATTGCTACATTTGGATAGAGCGAGGCTGTAACTCCGCTCCCTTTCACATCTCTGCATCGCTCATATCACTTGCTGCTGTTTACTGCTACTATGATAAATACACTGTTAGTCCCATgtatcatgagctgaaataaaagatcccagaaatattccatatgcacaaaaagttatttctctcaaatgtatgcacaaatttgtttacatccctgttagtgagcatttatcttttgccaagataatccatccacctgacaggtgtggaatatcaagaagctgctTAAACAGCTATCTCAAGTTGAGGGATGgggaaattggcatgctgactacaggaatgtccacaagagctgtttccagataatttaatgtttatttctctacaataagccgCCTAGAATgtcatttttgagaatttggcagtacgtccaaccggcgtcacaaccgcagaccgcgtgtaaccatgccagcctaggacctccacatccagcttcatcACCTGTGTGATTGTCTGATACCAGCCACCCGGTCAGCTGATGCATCCGTGTGTttacacaaccgaagaatttctgcacaaactgccaGAAAAACGCCTCAGGGAAGCACATCTGCATTCTTGGTCACTGTGTCAATTCATCCGTTTCTCAAAATTGCACTTTTCTGTTGGAGGATGAGCTAGCTtaccgctgctgctgctgattTTCCCAGttagacattcatcagcattgtGCAGTGCTCGTGGCTCAGGCAGTGAGTTGCGGCTGGCATAGCAGCAGTATTGCTATGCAGCGGGACTATCGGCAAAACCGATAGAGAAGGGCCGGTAGACTAGAAAAGGGCCAATAATCGGACCGATATATCGACTCGGACTCAAGTCTCCAGTCTCTGGAGGCAACAACCAGAGGCTTACCTACACAATCTATGTGAGGACAGACAAGAGTAAAAATACTGTACCTGTGGTGGAGCCCACGATGGCTGTGTTTTGGTCCACAGCCTCCAGGAACTGGCCGATGACCAGGGGGATACTCTGTATCCTCTTGACCTCCTCCTGGGCGTGGAGGAACTCCTTCTTCAGGTTcttctgttcatctttgatgtACTCCTCCTGCACCTCCAGAAACTCCAGCTCCTGCTGCAGCTTCTACAATAGTAAAGGAGAGGGTGGGAACGGTGTCATGGAGAATGTATGTTTGTTGATGAATCCCGGTGAACCAATTTGTTTTAATCATTActcctctacactggcttcctgttaaggctagggctaaTATGCATGTGCACaggcacatgcacatacacacaataacatacacatggatttagtactgtagatgtggtagtggtggagtaggggcctgcgggcagtgtgttgtgaaatctgtgaatgtattgtacatttttttaaattgtataaactgccttaattttgctggaccccaggaagagaagctgctgctttgtttaaatacaaatacaaggtgaacggaaaggcactgaagcgacaaaccacccttgctgtctcttcctggccggttcccctctctccactggaattctctgcctctaacactattacgggggctgaggcactggcttactggtgctcttccatgccgtcccttggaggggtgcgtcacttgagtcactgacgtgatcttcctgtctgggatgGCGACCCCTCGAGGTTCGTGCCGTGGGGAGATCTTTGTGAACTATACTCgtccttgtctcaggatagtaagttggtggtttgaagatatcccactagtggtgtgggggctgtgcttcggcaaagtgggtggggttatatcctgcctggttggctctgtccgggggtatcgtcggacggagccacagtgtctcccgacccctcctgtctcagcctccagtatttatgctgcaatagtttgtgtcggggggctagggtcagtctgtataTCTGCAGTATTTCTCccgtcttatccagtgtcctgtgtgaatttagtaTGTATGCTCTCTCTGGGGACTTGAGCCCTAGGTCCATGCCTcaggactccttgctgtccccagtccacctggtcgtgctgctgctccagtttcaactgttccgcctgcggctatggaaccctgacctgttcaccggacgtgctaccttgtcccagacctgctgttttcaactctctttctctaccgcacctgctgtctccaactctgaatgatcggctatgaaatgccaactgacatttactcctgaggtgctgacatgttgcaccctgtacaaccactgtgattattattatatgaccctgctggtcatctatgaacatcttggccatgtactgttacaatctccacccggcacgggccacccctcagagcatggttc is part of the Salvelinus fontinalis isolate EN_2023a chromosome 6, ASM2944872v1, whole genome shotgun sequence genome and harbors:
- the psmc4 gene encoding 26S proteasome regulatory subunit 6B, producing the protein MEDIGVTVEKIQDEVPAMLNSRPQTGLSFLAPEPEDLEDLYSRYKKLQQELEFLEVQEEYIKDEQKNLKKEFLHAQEEVKRIQSIPLVIGQFLEAVDQNTAIVGSTTGSNYYVRILSTIDRELLKPNASVALHKHSNALVDVLPPEADSSIMMLTSDQKPDVMYADIGGMDIQKQEVREAVELPLTHFELYKQIGIDPPRGVLMYGPPGCGKTMLAKAVAHHTTAAFIRVVGSEFVQKYLGEGPRMVRDVFRLAKENAPAIIFIDEIDAIATKRFDAQTGADREVQRILLELLNQMDGFDQTVNVKVIMATNRADTLDPALLRPGRLDRKIEFPLPDRRQKRLVFSTITSKMNLSEEVDLEDYVARPDKISGADINSICQEAGMLAVRENRYIVLAKDFEKAYKTVIKKDEQEHEFYK